The Edaphobacter flagellatus sequence CCCCGCTCGGCAATCACCTCCACTGCCGCATCCAGAATCTTCTGGTACTTTTCGCTCCCCGGCCCCGTCGAAGGAGCCGCGGATTTATCCCGCCCAGCCTCCTCCTCCACCCCCGCACCTGCACCCTTGCGCTTCAGTTCAGCCTCACCACCGGAAATATCCAGTCCCCCGCCACTCTAAAGAACCGACAGGCCCTTTGCCAAGATGAATCCGGATTCACCCGCATCGCGAAGAGCGCAATCAGCGATCTGCCCTGTCAGCGTTCGCTTTGATAAATCATTCCGTGCTGCGGTCATTCATCGAGACGGATCATATTTGTCGGGTCCAGCTAAGAAGGTATGAAGTACAGCATCCTGCTTATCGCTAACTTCATAACCCTGTTCATGGCCTGCTGGCCGAAAGCGTATACGGCCTTTGAAGGCGGAGCGCCCCATTTCAGCCGGAGCGAAAATCCTGTCAAGCCCCCTGAAATCGCAACTCACTCATTCCAAATCAAATAAACCCGATAAAATCTGCCGATAAGTTTCCCTCTCCTCGCTATACTTAAATCAGCAAACAAAGAAAAGCCCCGGCACGAAGCCGGGGCTAACTCATTTGGAATCTATATTTTTAGGGTTAAACCCTCTGCTTTGAATATTTTGCTTTGTTGAATCGCGCAAACCAAACAAAACAGGAAACTTACAAAAAGCAGAGAGGAGGGGGTAGGGGGCTACTTCGGATTGACCGTAGCAATCGATCCCGCCTGCAACTTGACCAACTCGTTCTGTGGCAACCGGCTTGGCCCCAGCACTGCCGTCTTCGGAATCGGCCCACGCGCCATCGCTACCTCATCGCACGCATAAAGCCGTGGACATGTCTGGCAGTCCTTGTAGATCTTGTCCGGCAGAACCGTCCGGTCAACGACGCGAAATCCGAAGTGAAAGAAGAAGTCGGGAATACGCGTAAACAGGCAGACCGAAGTCACGCTCTGCTCCTCCGCCTCTTCCAGCAGAGCACGCAGCAACCGACCACCAGCTCCCTGTCCCTTCGCCTCCGGCTTCACCACGATGGAACGCACCTCGGCAAGATGCGGCCCATAAAGATGCAGCGCGCCGCAGCCCAGAAAGACGCCGCTCTCGCTCTCCGCGACCGAAAAATCGCGAACGTTCTCGCATATCTCCGCATAGCTTCGGCGCAGCAACGTGCCATCGCCCGAAAGCGAGTTCACCAGCTCGAAGATGTTCACCGCATCCGGAAGCTTCGCCTTGCGCACAACCGCTCCGCCAACGCGTTCACGCGTCGACGCAGTCGATTCGCTGACAGGCATCAGAGACGAGTTAGACAATTGCTGTTTGCTCCAAACCCACGTTCGCGGAGTCACCCGCCTTCTTCGAGTATAAAGATGCAAGCAAGGCCCGATCCGTCGCAATCCTCTGCGACGCACCTTCCAAGGCATCCTTCACCTGCGCGCGAGCCGTTCCGCCGATCACGTCGTGGCAATCGAGCGTAGCCTCGAGCGTAATGGCATCGAAGAAGTCCGCGGCAAACTCCTCGCCGAAGCCGCGCAGCTCATCCAGCGTAAGCTCGTTCAGCTCACGCCCTGTCTCCAGCCCAAGCCGAACCGCCTGGCCGATCTTCTCATGCGCCTTGCGAAACGGAACGCCCTTGTGCGTGAGATACGTCGCAGCAGCCATCGCGTTCAGATAGCCTTTCTCCGCAGCAGCTTTCATCACATCCGCGCGGAACCGCAGCGCACCCGTAAACTCCGGCAGCAGACGCAGCATCCCGCTGATCGTATCCGCCGCATCGAACACAGGCTCTTGCCCTTCCTGCAGGTCCTTGTTGTAAGCCAGCGGAAGCCCTTTGACGATCGTCGCCAGCGTAATCGCCGCTCCTTGCAGGCGTCCGGCCTTGCCGCGAATCAATTCCGTCAGGTCAGGATTCTTCTTCTGCGGCATCGCGCTCGAGCCCGTCGAAAACCGCTCCGGCAGATCGAGGAAGCCAAACTCTGCGGTCGAATGCAACGTTAGCTCCTCGGCAAACCGCGAGATGTGCAGGCCGAGCACAGCGAGATTCTGCATAAACTCCAGCGCAAAATCGCGATCGCTCGTCGCATCCATACTGTTCGGCGTCGGCCCATCAAAATTCAACGCAGAAGCAGCGATGTGACGGTCCAGCTTCAGCGTCGCGCCAGCAATTGCTCCCGAGCCAAGCGGACAGAAGTTCAACCGTACGCGACAATCCTTCAACCGCGAGAAATCGCGCTCGAGCATCGAGACATACGCCAACAGCCAGTGTGCGACAAGCACCGGCTCCGCACGCTGCAGATGTGTATACGAAGGCATCACAGCATCGCCTGCGGCCTTCGCCGTGGCAATCAGCGCCTCGCGCCACGCGAGCAGGCCAGCGAGCGTCTCGTCAATCGCATCGCGCACAAACAGACGCATGTCAGTCGCAATCTGTTCGTTGCGGCTGCGGCCTGTGTGGAGCTTCAGCGCAAGATCGCCAATCTGCTTCGTCAACGTCAGTTCGACGAAATGATGGATATCTTCGGCTTCGGGATGCAACGCAGCAATCGCAGCAGCCGAAGCGGCATCCAGTTTTGCGCTCTTCGCCTCTTCGAGCGCCGCCGGAATCACGCCATCGAGACCATCGAGCATCTTCACCAGTTCGGCGTCAGTCAGAATGCCGGCAGCGGCGATGGCGCGAGCGTGCGCCTTCGACGCGGCCACTTCCTGTGGAAGCAGCCGCACATCGAAAGGAAACGAACGCTGCCACGACTCGAACCCAGGATCGAGCGGTTCACGGAACCGCCCCGACCACATCTTGCTCACTGCGAGCTCCTATCTCTGCATCGGTCCGATGCGGTTGACGACTATGTCAGCGAAGGACGTTTGCGCGCCTGCGTGCCGCGCCCGCGTCCGCTGGTAATGCGCTTCGCTCCACCCAGCAGCATCAGCAACAGAGCCTTCTGCGCATGCATGCGGTTCTCCGCCTGGTCGAAGACGATCGACTGCGGACCATCGAGCACAGCATCGGTCACCTCAGCGTTGCGGTGAGCAGGCAAGCAATGCATAAAGACAGCATCCTGCTGCGCATGCTTCATCAGCTCTTCGTTGACCTGATACGGCTTGAAGATCGGCGCACGCTTGGTCGCCTCGTGCTCGAAGCCCATGCTGGTGCAGACATCCGTATAGACGGCGTCCGCTCCCGTAACCGCCTTGACCGGATCGTGCAGCAGCGTGATGCTACCACCAGTCAATTCTGCGATCTCGATGGCTTTATGGATGATGTCGAGCTTTGGCGCGAATCCTTTCGGCGTCGCCACCGTGCAGTGCGCACCAAGCTGTGCCGCCATCAACATCAATGAGTGACACACATTGTTGCCGTCGCCTACATAGGTAAACCGAAGGCCCTCAGCCGATCCGAAGCGCTCTTCCAGCGTCAGGAAGTCCGCGAGCGCCTGACAGGGATGCTCGAGGTCCGATAGCGCGTTGACGACTGGAATCCTGGAGCACGAAGCCATCTCCGTGATCGTCTCGTGCGAGTAAGTGCGCAGCACGATCACGCTCATCCAGCGCTCGAGGTTCCGCGCCATATCCGAAAGCGACTCACGTTCACCGAGCGGTGACTGCGTCTGATCGACAAAGATCGCATTGCCGCCAAGCGTATTAATTGCAGATTCGAACGTAAGACGTGTGCGAAGCGATGCCTTCTCGAAGAACATCACCATCTGCTTGGCATCGAGTGCATGACGGAAGTCCTCGGGATGGTTCTTCACCGCATGCGCCAGCTCCATAATGGCTGCTGTCTCTTCCACCGTGAGGTCGGAGACCGAACAGAGGTCGCGTCCACATAGGCGCTTCGCCGCCTCGTTAAATGCCGTATCCGACTGAATGCCCAGTGTGACGGCAGGCTTACGTGCCGGCGTCTCTTCGTTTGCGTCCGGTTTTGTATTCATCACAACTGTCTTGCTACCCATGTATCTTCTCTCCCGCCGGCGAAGCGCCGGCAAGTTCCGTGTTGGCTTTTAGAAGCTCGTCGAGCGCAGTGACGGCAATCGTCACATGCTCGCGCTCCAGGATGTATGGAGGCAGAAAACGCAGCACCGTCTCGCTGGTCCGGTTGATGATGATATGGCGCTCCATCATCTGCGCAGCAACGCGCTTGGCAAGCTCGGCGGAGTTTAACTCAATGCCCAGCATCAGGCCGAGTCCGCGAACTTCAGTAATGCAGTCGTGACGCTGCTTTAGGCTCTCCAGCTCCGAACGGAAGAATCCGCCGACCTCTTCGATGTGAGCAAGCATATTCTCGCGCTGCATCGTATCGATCACAGCGATAGCCACGGCACAGGCCAGTGGACCACCGCCGAAGGTTGTACCGTGCATGCCTGGCGTAATGGCCGCAGCAGCCTTCTCAGAGCACAGCATCGCGCCCATCGGAATTCCTCCGGCGATCGGCTTTGCCAGTGTTGTTACATCGGGCAGAATGCCGTAGTGCTGGTAGGCGAACCATTTGCCTGTGCGTCCGAGACCACTCTGAATCTCGTCGGCGAGCAGCAACGCTCCGGTCGAGTCGCAAAGCTCACGCGCTGCCGCAAAAAACTCCTGCGAGACGGGATGAATACCGCCCTCGCCCTGCACAGGCTCGATGCAGATGCCGCAAACATCGGTTGAGAACTTCGCGCGCAGGTCGGCAACATCGTTAAAGCGGACGAACTCAACATCCGGCATCACGGGGGCAAACGGCAGGCGATATTTATCCTTGTGCGTCGTCGCTACCGAGCCCATCGTGCGGCCGTGGAAGCTGTGTTCGAGCGCAAGAAACTTCGTGCCGATCTTCCTGCCCTCTTCACGCGCCTTGGTCGCATTGGCGCGAGCAAGCTTCAGTGCTGCCTCCCACGCCTCGGTCCCACTGTTACAGAAGAAGACGCGATCAAGCCCACTGATCTCAGTCAATCGCAGAGCAAGGTTTGCAGTGCCTTCATGAAAGAAGAGGTTCGACGTATGCAGCAACCGCGCACTCTGGTGCGCGATTGCCTGCTCAATCGCGGGATGTCCATAGCCAAGCGCAGAGACGCCGATGCCACTAAGCAGATCGAGGAAGTGGTTGTCATTCTCATCGCGGAGATAGACTCCGTTGCCACTGACAAACAGGTAGGGATTCCGCTCGTAGGTATTCAGCAGCAGTTTATTCTCTGCAGCCTGAATCGATGCCAGGTTCATGCGACCATGACCTCCGTTCCGTCGTTGACTCGTGTGGAGCAGATGTCCGGCAGCAGTGCCGCGGACTCCGCAGGAAGAATGCGTACGCGCTTGACACCATGCGTCAGCGCCTCGCGACAAGCATTCAGCTTAGGCAACATGCCGCCGGAGATCACCTGCTGCTTCTCCAGCAGCGGAATCTGCGGAAGGGACAGCCATCGCATCACAGTGCCGTCAGCACCTTTGACTCCCGGCACGTCGGTCAGGAAGACCAGCGCGTCGGCCTTAGTCGCAATAGCGCAGGCTGCAGCCATCTCATCAGCATTGATATTGTAGTACTCCCCATCGAAGCCAAGTGCAATGGACGAGATGACCGGCACAGCGTGCATCGTCCAGATGGCCTCGATCCAGCGCGGATCGGTCGCGGCGATCTCGCCGACGAAGCCGAGATCGGGATTGGTCTTCTTTTTGCGTGCGCGGAATACGTGACCATCTCCGCCAGAGAGCCCCACAGCAGCTTGTCCATGCGTGGCCAGCGAGGCCACGAGCGACTTGTTGACACGTCCGGCCAGAACCATCAGCGCAGCATCGCGCGTCTCGGCATCGGTCACACGAAGACCGGAGATGAACTCACTCTTTTTACCAAGCTGCGCCAGCGTCTTCGTCAGCTGGACACCACCGCCATGTACCACGGCAACCTTGTTACCGTCGGCTACCAACTCGGCAATCGCTTTGCCGGTGGCGTGCAGCAGCTTTGGATTCTCCAGGCCAGCGCCGCCAAGTTTTACAACGAATCTCACAGCAGCCCCTCCTCTTCCTTCCAACCACACATCACATTCATGTTTTGTACCGCCTGACCTGCTGCCCCCTTCAAGAGATTATCGAGACACGAGACAATCACTAGGCGTTGGCCGTCTTCGGCGAGTGTAAAGCCGATGTCGCAGAAGTTTGTGCGCACGACATGCTGAATCTGCGGCAGCTGCGGCGTCGTGTGCAAGCGCACCATCGGGCTGTCCTTATAGAAGGATTGGAACAGCTCGCTGAGTTCGGACGCTGCGGTCTTTTTCTTGAGCCTCAGGTAGATCGTCGACAGAATGCCGCGTGGGATCGGCAGCAGATGCGGCGTGAACTGAATCTGATCGGCGCTGAGATGCAGCTGCTCCAGCAGCTCGCCCGTATGCCGATGACCGAAGACTGCATAGGCAGAAAGATTGTCAGCTGCATACATGAAATGCGTCTTCGACGTGGGAGCTTTGCCAGCTCCACTAACGCCAGACTTCGAGTCGCAGATGATGCCGCGGTCGAGATCAATTACTCCAGCCTGCGTCAGCGGAGCAAGCGCGAGGATAACCGAAGTGGAGTAGCAGCCAGGATTGGCAACCAAACGCGCCGTGCGGATAGCATCGCGGTGCAGCTCCGGGCATCCGAAGACTGCCTCGGCCTGAAGCTTCGCCGCCTGCGCTGCGTCGGCATCATGCAATTTGTAGACTGCACGGTTCGCATCGTCGTGCAGCCGCCACGCTCCGCTGAGATCAATAACGCGGATGCCACGGGCGATCGCTTCCGGAGCCCACTCACGTGACTGCTCATGCGGCGTCGCCATGAAGAGAATTTCTGTGCCTGCATCGGCGATGCGGTCCCAGTGAAATGGCTGCACTGCGTGGGAAGAGCTGGCGGCAATCATCGACAGGTGAGGATGAATCTCCTCGATCGTCGTCGTGGACTCAGTCGCCGTCTCTCCAGCGCGGCCCAGAAACATAGGTGCAATGCCCTGCATACCAGGGTGACGCAGAAGCAGGCGGGCGAGCTCGCCCCCGGCATAGCCGCTCACTCCGGCAACGGCAACACGCGGCACACGCCGCACTGCCGCCTTTGCTGAGGCGGCCTCCGTCGATGTCTCCAGAACACCTGAATTAGCCAAGATAACCTTCGATCTTCGTCTTCAACTTCGTTGCCTGCTCCATATCGGGGCAGATAATCAGTACGGCGTCGTCCCCGGCGATGGTTCCCACAACCTCCGGAAAATCCTCGTAATCAATGCCGGCGGCGATAGGTTGCGCACCACTGGTCTTCGTAATCAGCACCAGCAGGTTCATCGCCTGGCGCACTTCCAAACCAAAACTCTGCAGTACTTCACGGATGCCGGGAAGTGAATCTTCCTCGTCTCCATTGCCGTTCGACAGCGAATATCCGCCCGGTCCTTTCGACAATTTCAGCTCGTGAATGTCACGGGAGAGGGTGGCTTGTGTAACATAGAACCCACGCCCTGCTAATTTTTGCCGTAACTCGTCCTGATTCGAGATGGGCGCTTTACTAAGCAGCTCTCGAATTACGGTATGACGTTGCTGTTTCATTTCTGTATCTTTTGCCGCTCTTTTTTGATGGCTGATAGGTCTACAGCACTATTGCATAAATATACAGTGTAATGTATATTTATGCAATGACTCCACGAGGAGTCCCCCTACAACCTTGACGGAAAGGTATCTCCGATGCAACTTCCCACGCGTCGGACGTATAGTGAATTATGGAACGGTCTCGCGCTCACGTCTCTGCTCCTACCTCTATACCCTCCTGCGTTCGTGCGAACCCGGGCTCATCTTTGATTGATGAGCGGTTCGACCACGACTCCTGCGGCGTCGGTTTTGTCGCCTCGATTCACGCCAATTCGACTCATACTATTCTCAAACAGGCTTTAACCGCACTTGGCCGCCTGGCTCATCGCGGCGCAACGGCTGCTGACGGCAAGAGCTCGGATGGTGTAGGTATTCTGGCGGGTATTCCTCGCGAGTTTTTTATTCGAGTTGCCGGACTTTCTGTCTCTCCGGATGCTCCCCTTGGCGTAGGCATGCTCTTTATTCCCAAGGACGAAACCCGCGCCGAAGCGCTGCTGGAGCGCGCGTTGCAGTCACATGATCTGACGGTTCTTGCATGGCGTGACGTTCCAGTAAAGACCGAATATCTCGGCGAGATGGCACTCTCGACCATGCCAAACATTCGTCAGGTTCTGGTTACAGATGCTGAGGGAGCGGAGGCTGGAACCACGGAGCGGCGCCTGTATCTCGCTCGGAAGCAGTTCGAGCGCTCGCATGAGCGCGGCGACGTCACCGGCTATATCTGTAGTCTGTCCACACAGACAGTCGTATACAAGGCCATGTGTACGGGCGTCGATCTTGCAGCCTTCTACCCTGACCTTGCAGCGGAAGACTATGTCACTCCTTTCGCAGTCTTCCACCAGCGTTACGCCACTAACACCCTTCCCACCTGGCACCGTGCTCAGCCTGGACGCACACTCGGACACAATGGAGAGATCAACACGGTGTGGGGCAACCGCGCCCGCATGGCAGCGCGCGACTCAACGCTCCCAGTCGAGTGCAAGCCTGTCCTGACGCAAGGTGGGACGGACTCCACCAGCCTGGATGAAGCCGTCGAGTTGATCTCCCACAACGGACGCACGCTGGCTGAAGCCATGCGCATGCTGCTGCCGCCTGCAGTTGTGGCAGGACACACCTCATCCTTCCTTCGCTATCACGCTGACTGCGCCGAACCGTGGGATGGGCCGGCCGCGATCGCCTTCTCAAATGGCCGCATGGTTGGCGCTGTGCTTGACCGCAACGGACTACGTCCCTGCCGCTTCTCTGTGACCAAGGATGGACTGGTCGTCGCTGGTTCAGAGGCTGGCCTTGTCGATCTCGACCCAAATGAAGTAACGCATAGCGGACGCCTCGGTCCGGGACAGATGTTGCTCATCGACCTGGAGAAACATGTCCTTTATGAGGATGAGGAGCTGACGGAGCTGTTCGACGCGGGAGCGACCTACGCCAAGCTGCTTGAAGATGCTTTGCTGGAGCCGGTTGCTGCCGAGCCCTATGGCGATACCTCTGCTCTTGCGACCATACAGCGTGGCTTCGGCTACACGCGCGAAGACGTGAAGATGATCCTGCAGCCGATGGCGACAGACGGCAAGGATGCTGTCTGGTCGATGGGCGACGATACACCGCTCGCCTTTCTGGCACGCACGCCACGACCTGTATACGCCTACTTCCGCCAGCGTTTTGCGCAGGTGACGAATCCTCCGATTGATTCTCTGCGCGAATCGATCGTTGTTTCACTGCATACGCGTCTCGGCCCCTGGCCTCACATGCTGGACAAGAATGCTCCCCTGCCCGGCATCTCGGTGCCTTCGCCGTTCCTTTCGCTTGGACAGGTAGCGGCATTGCGGGCCGGAAAGTATCCGCATCAGCCAGAGCTTCACCTTGCTGAGCTTGATTGCCTATTTCCATCTGAGAGCACGCTGCTCGCAGGGCTGGATGCGATTTCGATGCAGGCCATTGAGCTGGTGCGCAACGGTGCGCGCATCCTGTTGCTGACGGACCGCCGCGCAAGCGCCAAACAACTTCCTGTTCCGATGGCAATGGCAACAGGTGCTATCCATGAAGCGCTGGTCTCTGCGGGCCTGCGTACGCTTGTGGGTCTTGCTGTCGAGGCTGGCGATTGTCGCGACATCCACCATGCCGCGGTCCTTATCGGCTACGGCGCGGGTACTGTTTGTCCATGGCTCGCTCTTGAGACGGGACGTGCAGTTGCCCCTGCAGGCACCGATCCGGACGTGGCCGAAAAGAAGATGTTGAAGGCGCTCGACGCCGGATTAGCCAAGGTGATGTCGAAGATGGGCATCTCTGTTGTCGACAGCTATCGCGATGCGCGACTGTTCGACATTCTCGGTTTGCATTCAAGTGTCGTTACTCGTTGCTTCCCGGAAACTCCTGCACCGCTCTCCGGCATCGGCTTTGCCGAGGTGGAACGCCAGCTTCGCCAGACATGGCAACCTGCGAGCGAGCAAACTCCTGCTTCGGCCGATCTGCCCGACTACGGTTGGGTACGCTTCCGCAAAGCGGATGTTGCCGAGCCACATGCGTGGCAGCCGCCAACCGTCAAAGCTCTGCAGTCTGTTGTTGGCAGCGCACGCAATGTGCCGCAGCCAACCGATCCCGCGGGTGCGTTCGCTATCTACACACGCGACATCATCTCTCGCGATCCTGCTGTGCTGCGCGACCTGCTGGAGATTCGTCCGGCAGGTGCAGAGTTGAGCCTCGATGAAGTCGAGAAGCCTGCAAGTCTGACAAAGCGTTTTGTCGCCAGTGCAATGTCGCTTGGCTCGCTCAGCCCAGAAGCCCATCAAACGATAACCGCGGCGATGAACATGCTCGGCGCACGCTCGAATACTGGCGAAGGCGGCGAAGATTCCGCCGTATACAAGATCGCCACAGCAGGTGGTAGCCTTACGCCTTCGTCCGGCGGCACAAGCACAGCTGTTCATGCACAGGGTGGTGTAGCGGTTGCCGAGCCTCTGGTCGCAGCACCGGCGGTCCACGTCTCACTGAACAATAAGATCAAGCAAATCGCCTCCGGTCGCTTCGGCGTTACAGCGGAGTACCTCGCTCATGCCGAAGAGATCGAGATCAAAGTGGCTCAGGGAGCCAAGCCCGGCGAGGGCGGACAGCTTCCTGGCCATAAGGTCAGCGGCCTGATCGCGCGGCTTCGTCATGCGCAGCCTGGGGTTGCGTTGATCTCCCCTCCTCCGCATCATGACATTTACTCCATCGAAGACCTTGCGCAGCTGATCTATGATCTGAAGCGCGTCAATCCGAAGGCAACCGTTGGAGTAAAGCTGGTTTCAGGATGCGGCGTTGGCACCGTCGCTGCCGGTGTTGCCAAAGCATATGCAGATTACGTCGTTATCGCCGGCAACACGGGAGGCACCGGAGCTGCAGCACTCTCGAGCATCAAGTATGCCGGTAATCCGTGGGAGCTTGGACTTGCTGAGGCCCAGCAGGTGCTGATCCAGAACGGGATGCGCGGACGTGTACGCCTTCGTACCGATGGTGGCCTGGCAACTGCGCGTGATGTGCTGGTCGCCGCATTGCTAGGTGCCGATGAGTATGCTTTCGGCACGGCCGTGCTGGTCGTGCTGGGTTGCGACATGGCGCGGCAGTGCCACCTGAACACATGCCCCACAGGCATCGCCACACAGAAACCTGAGTTGCGCGCGAAGTTCCGCGGCAAGCCGGAGCATGTTGTCCGTTTCTTCGAGCAGCTCTCTGCCGATCTGCAGCATATGCTGGCGCGCTATGGTCTTCCCTCTCTTGAAGCAGCAATCGGACGCTCCGATCTGCTGGAGCAGGTACGCTTCGATGGCAACCTCGACCTGGCTCCCATGCTGGCTCAGGTTGGCGATGGACCACGTCGCTGGATGGGAGGACGCAACGATCAGCCGCAGCCCAAGCCTCCCATCGATGAGCAGTGGGTTGTACCAGCGCTCGATGCGGTGGAAGCCGGTAAGCCTTATGTGGTCGAGTCGACGATCGCCAACAGCGACCGCTCCGTTGGAGCACGTCTTGCGGGCGAGCTTGCACTGCGTCGCGCACAATCTGATCTCCACGCTGACGTCACCTTCCGTCTGAACGGCATCGCGGGTCAATCGTTCGGCGCTTTTGCGGCAGATGGCATGAAGCTTGTACTCGAAGGCCAGGCAAATGACTTCGTGGGCAAGGGACTCTCCGGCGGCGAACTCATCGTTCGCGCACGAGGTCTTGCAGCCAAAGACAGTGGCCAACATGTGATCATCGGCAACGTAGCTCTTTACGGAGCAACATCCGGCAGACTGTTTGCTGCGGGACGCGCTGGCGAACGCTTCGCCGTCCGCAATTCCGGCGCAACTGCGGTCGTTGAAGGTGTTGGCGACCACGGTTGTGAGTACATGACCGGCGGAACAGTCGTAGTGCTGGGCAAGGTTGGCTTGAACTTCGGGGCTGGCATGACCGGTGGCGTAGCTTGGGTCTATGACGCAGACGGCAACTCCATCCGTGGCGACCGCTTCCATCCGGAATTCATCACGCCCGAAACCTTCGACTCTGTCGACGCGGAAGCGCAGGAGTTCCTCAAGCACTTGCTCGAACAGCACACCAACCTTGCCGACAGCGGACTGGCGCGAACGATGTTGGCAGATTGGCCAACTTATTCGAAAGCCTTCATTAGGTTGACACCCAAACCGCAGGCATAGCTGCAATATAGCTTCATCGATAGCCCCGGGAAACCGGGGCTATTTGCTTCTTTGAACCGGTTATCGATTAGCGGAATCTTTTTCTTGCGCTAATCGCTCCGCCTTTCTCTTTTCAAGAGTTGCCTCTCTTTGTATGTGTATAAATGGTGGCAAGAGGAGACCACTGGATGGACGCGCTCACGCTTCATCGGATCCACTTCGCCTTTACCATCACCTATCACTACCTCTTCCCACAACTCACCATGGGATTAGCGCTTCTTATCGTTGTAATGAAGACGGTCGCGCTACGTACAACCGATGATGAAAAGCGCGAGTTTTACGACGTCGCTGCTCGGTTCTGGGCGCGCATCTTTGCAGTGAACTTCGTACTTGGCGTTGTTACCGGTATTCCAATGGAATTTCAGTTTGGCACGAACTGGTCGGAGTTCTCGCGACGCACGGGAGGAGTCATCGGCCAACCGTTAGCGATGGAGGGCGTCTTTTCTTTCTTCCTCGAATCGGCTTTCCTCGGCCTGCTGCTCTTCGGAGAGCGGCGCATCTCGCGCGCACTTCACTGGTTTGCAGCCTTCATGGTCTTCGTCGGATCGTGGATATCGGGATTCTTCATTATCGTGACCGATGCGTGGATGCAGCATCCCGTCGCCTACAAGTTGCTGCCGCATGGAATCTATGAGGTAACAAGCTTCTGGGGTTTGCTCATGAATCCGTGGGCCTGGATTCAATACGCACACAATATGTCTGGCGCCGTGATCACAGGCGCATTCGTCGTAGCGGCAACCGGAGCGCTCTATCTGCTGCAGGGCCGGTTTGAGCCATATGGTCGCATCTACGTCAAAATAGGCGTCATCGCGGGAGT is a genomic window containing:
- a CDS encoding cytochrome ubiquinol oxidase subunit I; its protein translation is MDALTLHRIHFAFTITYHYLFPQLTMGLALLIVVMKTVALRTTDDEKREFYDVAARFWARIFAVNFVLGVVTGIPMEFQFGTNWSEFSRRTGGVIGQPLAMEGVFSFFLESAFLGLLLFGERRISRALHWFAAFMVFVGSWISGFFIIVTDAWMQHPVAYKLLPHGIYEVTSFWGLLMNPWAWIQYAHNMSGAVITGAFVVAATGALYLLQGRFEPYGRIYVKIGVIAGVASCIAQIFPTGDMHGKYMAKHQPAAVAGMEGLFHSTPGAPIVLMGQPDVENQTIDNPLVVNKVLSFLIYGTTAAEVKGLDQFPKEDWPGALPLLFYSYHIMAGLGTYFVALMAVAAFLLYRGTLYSTRWILWPLLLSFPLPYIANTAGWMTAELGRQPWLVYGLLRTSEGYSKHVGPGTSLFTLLGFLGMYSVLSILWIVMVYTAIQKGPRAPAVDAGHDGHTLTTA
- a CDS encoding glutamate synthase-related protein, which gives rise to MERSRAHVSAPTSIPSCVRANPGSSLIDERFDHDSCGVGFVASIHANSTHTILKQALTALGRLAHRGATAADGKSSDGVGILAGIPREFFIRVAGLSVSPDAPLGVGMLFIPKDETRAEALLERALQSHDLTVLAWRDVPVKTEYLGEMALSTMPNIRQVLVTDAEGAEAGTTERRLYLARKQFERSHERGDVTGYICSLSTQTVVYKAMCTGVDLAAFYPDLAAEDYVTPFAVFHQRYATNTLPTWHRAQPGRTLGHNGEINTVWGNRARMAARDSTLPVECKPVLTQGGTDSTSLDEAVELISHNGRTLAEAMRMLLPPAVVAGHTSSFLRYHADCAEPWDGPAAIAFSNGRMVGAVLDRNGLRPCRFSVTKDGLVVAGSEAGLVDLDPNEVTHSGRLGPGQMLLIDLEKHVLYEDEELTELFDAGATYAKLLEDALLEPVAAEPYGDTSALATIQRGFGYTREDVKMILQPMATDGKDAVWSMGDDTPLAFLARTPRPVYAYFRQRFAQVTNPPIDSLRESIVVSLHTRLGPWPHMLDKNAPLPGISVPSPFLSLGQVAALRAGKYPHQPELHLAELDCLFPSESTLLAGLDAISMQAIELVRNGARILLLTDRRASAKQLPVPMAMATGAIHEALVSAGLRTLVGLAVEAGDCRDIHHAAVLIGYGAGTVCPWLALETGRAVAPAGTDPDVAEKKMLKALDAGLAKVMSKMGISVVDSYRDARLFDILGLHSSVVTRCFPETPAPLSGIGFAEVERQLRQTWQPASEQTPASADLPDYGWVRFRKADVAEPHAWQPPTVKALQSVVGSARNVPQPTDPAGAFAIYTRDIISRDPAVLRDLLEIRPAGAELSLDEVEKPASLTKRFVASAMSLGSLSPEAHQTITAAMNMLGARSNTGEGGEDSAVYKIATAGGSLTPSSGGTSTAVHAQGGVAVAEPLVAAPAVHVSLNNKIKQIASGRFGVTAEYLAHAEEIEIKVAQGAKPGEGGQLPGHKVSGLIARLRHAQPGVALISPPPHHDIYSIEDLAQLIYDLKRVNPKATVGVKLVSGCGVGTVAAGVAKAYADYVVIAGNTGGTGAAALSSIKYAGNPWELGLAEAQQVLIQNGMRGRVRLRTDGGLATARDVLVAALLGADEYAFGTAVLVVLGCDMARQCHLNTCPTGIATQKPELRAKFRGKPEHVVRFFEQLSADLQHMLARYGLPSLEAAIGRSDLLEQVRFDGNLDLAPMLAQVGDGPRRWMGGRNDQPQPKPPIDEQWVVPALDAVEAGKPYVVESTIANSDRSVGARLAGELALRRAQSDLHADVTFRLNGIAGQSFGAFAADGMKLVLEGQANDFVGKGLSGGELIVRARGLAAKDSGQHVIIGNVALYGATSGRLFAAGRAGERFAVRNSGATAVVEGVGDHGCEYMTGGTVVVLGKVGLNFGAGMTGGVAWVYDADGNSIRGDRFHPEFITPETFDSVDAEAQEFLKHLLEQHTNLADSGLARTMLADWPTYSKAFIRLTPKPQA